Part of the Candidatus Obscuribacterales bacterium genome, GCTACTTCATCTGTCTCTTAAAATGCTCCATATCTGTATCGTATTTAACAGTTTTGAAGAAAAACAAGAATTTTATGATTTCTTAAGATATAGGTGACATGCTGTTACATTCAGCCCTAAACGTCGGGGTAAACGTAACAATGTTGATGCTCAACTGAGCGATCGCTGTCTCTGGCTGATCCTGGTGAACTTTTCATGGCACACTCAAGTCTTAACTAGAGCAGACGTTTCATCTTTGTTGGCTAGATTAGCTCTGATGCTACCTAGCTTCTGTCGCCATCGGTGTAGACCCTATGCCCTCTATCGCTCAACCCTCCCCATCCATCCAAGACCGCTTTCCGTTAGCCCAGCAGCCTGATCCTGACCAGCTTGATGACATTAAGGCGCAACTCGACTTAATTTTGATGGCGATCGAGGCGTTGGCAACGATTGGGTCAGACGCTATGCTGCAGGCAGCTCAAGACTTGGGCTTGTCCGACGTCGTGGGCGATCGCGTGGCCCTATGGCGATTGCGGCAATCTAGCCCCCTACGCAAGGGGCAGGGACGGAAGCGTTTAGATGTCGATGAAGCGCGATCGCTGGTGCTGATCATCTGCCACCTTGCTCAGCAGCATGCGGAGTTAATTCGGCGTAGCGTCTCTCTGCTAGAGCAACTCACGGAGCAAAATCGTCCTCACCATCAAGCGGCATTGCTGGGCGACTACCTCGATCGCTTCGGCAATACCTACGAAGAGCGTATGGATGAATCCCATCAGATCTCCAGCGATGAGCGAACCTATCTAGCTCTGAAGCTGCTGATTG contains:
- a CDS encoding DUF3038 domain-containing protein codes for the protein MPSIAQPSPSIQDRFPLAQQPDPDQLDDIKAQLDLILMAIEALATIGSDAMLQAAQDLGLSDVVGDRVALWRLRQSSPLRKGQGRKRLDVDEARSLVLIICHLAQQHAELIRRSVSLLEQLTEQNRPHHQAALLGDYLDRFGNTYEERMDESHQISSDERTYLALKLLIDLLFYSLPNGSQRLWLALFTRVHHP